In Erigeron canadensis isolate Cc75 chromosome 8, C_canadensis_v1, whole genome shotgun sequence, the DNA window GAGAGAGTAGAAGTAGCCATGTGTCGAGTCTCTATTGGAGATGCAAAACCCATGTGATTTTACTCTGTGCTCCACAGGCTTTTCAATCATGTAGTCCAAAGCAAGAACTATGCCTTTTAATTTGACCAATTAGTTAAATATCCCTTTTAATTTTATACAGTAATTGATTCGGGCCTGTTTCTGATTTTCAAAGTCGATtcaaacatataattaaacttttaagaaaaagtttaagaCATTAAAGACACAAAGTCAGAAAAAGAGTTGGTGTAAAAACTGAAAAGAACAGCATATAGTTATATGTTTAGCAAAAACATGTTTGACCTTCAAAGTCAAACCATGAAAGTAACTTACCTTATCAGTTAGTCTGCAGGACTGTGCTCTACCTTCAAGTTTTGAGCTAAAAAGgaagatacacacattttagATATGCTAAacagataaaaaaaagtttaaaaaacataGTTGGGTTCTCGAATGTGACTCACCCGTTGCCACCAAGAACCCAACTGAGCATTAAAGGCATTCCAATATCAATGAAAAATCTTCCACCAACTCTTCCAGGATGCGGTATTCTGAAATTTGTTAAAAACTGCAAATCCAAGATGCAATAGATAAGCAATTAAAACCTATTTCCAAAGGTTTTGTATAACAAGAGGGAGGTATTCTCTAAGCCTTACGGATAACGGGCCAAGCCCCACACCCAAATAAGCCTTGTAAGTTGATGCCATAATTGCAGCCATTCTTGCCAATCCATGAATAACTGCCACCCGTAGTCTTCTGGCGTCTTCGTAACTAATGAGATCCAAAAAGTCATATATTAAGAACTTCTTATAGATGGTCAACATATGAACCAAAACCTCTTGATCCAATAGACAGCAACCCACAATCTCACAGCAACAAATGATTTGCAAAGCTTTATCTTATGTAGGGTTTAGCGATTTAGgcaatattttaaattttgaaattttaatgaAAGGCAAATTTGCTATGAATTACAATGCCTTAGTATGCTTTTCTTCCTGTCAACAAGGTTTTGTTTGAGTTTTGACCAAAAAAAGTCAAATGCATGTCCTTTATAAAAACAGATGTACTTATATGGGAATATGGATAAGGGTTCATTTTACCATAAGAAATCTGATTGTCTATCAAAGGTGAAGCATTACCTCCTCAGGGAAGAGACAACATCTATGGGTGCTCCTGAATCGGTGCTTTGTTTCCAAGCTTTATCGAGCTCGAGTGCTAGTTGGTAGCTATCCTGTAAATATACGAGGAAGAATGATTGAGCTAAACTTATAGGCCCTTTTGAACTTGTGGGACACCTTAAGCATATCCTTTTTAGAACAGATTCAAAGGTTAAACTAGAGCGTATAGTCATACCTCAATTGCCATGCAACCGCCTTGACCCAAGTTAGGCTGCATTGCGTGGACCGAGTCTCCTAACAAGGTTACACGACCCTTTCCCCATGTAAATTTAGGGATTCGGTCATATATATCTCGCCTTAAAATTGCCTCTTCATCTGTGGCAATCAGCAAATCCACCACGTTATCACACCAACCTCCAAAGATTTCAAGAAGCCGTTCTTTTTTACCTGGAAAAGTATCAAGAAAAGCGTCAATCACCAATGGTCATGTTGAACCAGCCCAAATCATGTTAATGAATTTATCaagaatatatgatatattaagCAGTTACAACAAAGATTACCATTAGGTTTATCTGTACCACCAGCTGGTTCATTGTGAAACGCATACCATTGCATCTTTCCGCCACCAACATCAGAAGAAACAAAGTACTGTTTGTGTCCTAAAAATACCCGATACCTTAAAAAATACACACAAATCATTCAATAATCgcataataaaaagaaaacaaagtcAATAAATCTAAAATAACAAGACACATGGACATAAACATACCCAACAGTGTCAATATCTGGTGGAAGAAAATCAGCAATCCCAGTGTAACAAGTGTAGCCAGAGTATGTCACGTCTTTTGGCCCGAACAAATTCTTCCGTACCTAATTCATTTTATACACAAAAGGAGTTAATATTGCCAATAACATAAGTATGTtctacacatatatacacaaaatcaaACCTTTGACCATATTCCATCAGCACCAACTAGAAGATCACCTTCAAACTGTTGTCCATCTTCAAGAACCACAGAGACCTAAATAAAGGGAACACAAGATGATCATTTTATACACGTTATCACAAATACGCCTAGTTATCGACTTGTTGTATATTGAAAGAACTAAAACCAAATAGGATAAAAAAAAGGGTGCAAAAATGGTTCTAGGATTCTTACCTTATCACCATGATCTTCAAAGCTGACTACATTACTACCATTTAAAATAATATCTTCCCCAACAGCATCAGCCAGAATCCTTTGTAATGTCATTCGGCTTACAACTCTAGTCACCGGAAGACCCCTTTCTACTGCAGGAGTGAATGTATCAAACTTGATGTACCTGATCATAACCAAGTAAACATACAGCTATTCAGTACCAAAATCATAAGTATAttaacttttcatatatatatatatatatatatatatagcacatTTAGTATAGTGTATAACTGTATATGTATGGATGTCCATCTAAACTAACTACTGTGAcataattttaataatcaacTTTGCAGTATTTCATTAACTTATCATAGTTTTGATCAAAAACCGACAATTTAAAGAATAAGGTTACTTCACTTCAGGTTACCCTGGTAAACTTACTATATATTTGATTAACTTTTCGATATTATCTAACCAAAGCCTAGAAGTAGGTTATGAGAAATGTAAAATTCTTGCTTGCCCCTAATTTCGATCAATATAAGAACCTGTTTTAAACTAAGGCCATAGTAGACTTCACTTTGCTAATGACAATAAGTCAATAACTAATCTATAAATACAAAGGTCAGTCATAAAACTATGATAATAGAAATCAAAGAAAGTCTAGGTATTACGCGATTTACCTTCCTTTATGTTTGCCAAAAAACCGGTATCCATAGAATTTAAAGAAAggatcaaaaaataaaatttgaaaaagaaaaagataaagaagacTACTTACCAATTACCAGAAATACCATCAACCAAACCATTAATTCTTTGACCAGTAATACAACCAGCTTTCATAACTTCATCAGCAACATCTAAATCAATAGCTTCTAAAGCAGCCAAAGCATTACTCTGTATCTGAATTGGACCTCTATATTGTCCTTCACCTCTAATTGCACTCAAATCTTTTTCAAATACCACAACATCAAATCCTTTCCTTTTTGCAGCCAAAGCAAAAACTAGCCCACCAATCCCACCACCTGCCACCAATACtctcatcttctttttcttatcattATTGTCACTTTTTTGGTCCACTATGTTCTGTGGTGATTCTGTCAATAAAGCTTTGATCTTTGAACACCCTTTGAGTTTTCTTGAAGGcccattttctttatttctaaAAAGATGATGATGGTATTGTTTATAATGAACTGAGCTAAAGAATTCAACTGGGAAATGAGTTTTTGAGTGaagtgttgttgttgttgggcTGCAAAAAACATGAGAATTAGCCATGACTTGCTGTTTTTAGCAAGTTTTTAAggaaattttgaagtttatttttttgtttgaatttttgTCAAGGTTTTGTGACTATGGAATTTGAAGAAGCAAATTAAATTGTAATGGAGATTGATGAAATGGTGGTGGGTCAAGTGGGATTGTGAACCAATCCATCTAAGAGACTTGTAACATGGAGGACCAATGATTGAGATTCTTGAGAGCCATGTGGCACTATTCTGTTTATTTCATTCTATTTTTAACAGAAAAAAATATCTTTATGGcggtatatatttttattttcaatggtaTGTATTTGTGGCATAGATTAGTTGTATTTACAGTCCCTATATTATGTCCTAGTTACTATTGTAGTCCTTGATTATAAGTTTCTATCGTACGTACAATTATTACCTACACTATGTTAATCCTGAAAAATGATACACGTCAGGACCAGTTTTAAGAATTTAAGGTCACGTTTAGTTCGCAGATTCTGAtgtaatttgatggaattggaattgaatttcattccttagtgcgtttggttgctcaatgatgaaggaatatcattccgttggaatgtcaacattccctcatttgatggaatttccATTCCATgaggatgggggaaggaatctcattccgtctctcccttaaatcttcaaagaatgaaaaacattctatcaaatttcattccatcaGATTCTAATTCCTTAGATAGATTCCATTCCATCCAAAAACATTCCATGAACCAAACACGCCCTAAGTCTCCAAGACGAGCCATCCTTCAATTTTAAAttgaattttatatatgacGACTAACCTTATAAACACTTGAAAAGGATTCAAGATGAGGGTCGGGTTTGTCCTTTTTGAGACCCCTGCTATATGATATGTGGCATATTGCACGAGATAGTctatatattttgaagatgtTTTACCATCATAATTTGCACTACAGTACTTTAAAACAAATGGGACAAAAGTGACTTAAACTTGGTAGGTAACATTCAAATAATTATGAGATCGAGACACGTGTTCTAAAGTTACAACTAgacatttatttcattttgtctaAATGTAAAAAACTTTGAAGCGAAAGAAAATTTTACAAGAACCAAGCCTGTTAACTATAAAAGAGATCAAGAACTTTCttacaaaataactaaaaaaaaccaataaggCATGTTTTTTCTTGTTgaatcattataaaaaaaaagtataatgttCAAACATCATGTAATCTTCAAGAGaggattttattaaattaaacgGTTAAATCAAACACTTTAAGGAACATAAAAGAGAACGATAGTTaacatattttgtttatttatttttttaacattaaaattggaattttattaatatgaaatatagAGAGAAACATTCAAagataagttataaattaaagttaTTTCATTGGGACCATGTAATTCCTGAGATGATCTTTCTATTGGAAAGCCAAAGAAAACTGTTGACGATGTGATGGAAATGTTTCTGCTCATAAGTTGATCTTTTGTGGGGAGTCACATCATCTCAATACGCCATCCTAGAAACGATACATCAATGAAACTATACATTAGGGGGTCACTATGAAAACATCCTATAATAGAATTAAAATGGCTCCATTTTAAGTAATATTTTATCGTTTTTAAGTGGACTGGTAGAAAATGTTCCCTTATTTAAAAGAGAATGACAGTTAACATATTTCGTTTTTGTTCCAACATTAGTATCCAATCATCAATGAAACCATATAGTAGGGGGTCACTATGAAAACATCCTATAATAGAATTAAAATGGCTCcatgttaaataatattttGTCGTGTTTTAAGCGGACTGTTAGAGAGTATTCACTTATTAAGTATCGGGTAAAGGGGATTTATAACATAAATCCGGTTAAAGATTATATAGTATAGACATTCCGTTGTaatattacatataaaaaagtCATAATTTTGGGTGGACCTaactaactttcaattttatattattttaagacGACATATTTACAACTAAATAACTTTCATAGTATGCTTTTAAAGTACTTATTATTTAATCCATTTATCTGCTATACCAACGTTTTTCCGTTTCtagtgtttttttatatttaaaggaAGAAAAGTAcgatttgttttcttttaagttgGGTGTTATGGCGTAAATGGGGAGTACGCGTAGGCGTAAATTTGAAATGATGTTTACTATATTCGTTAGGTAAAACAAACATGAACACAACTTCATTCGGATCGTTCACATTTCTGGTGATTGTGCTTGCTAGATTTTAACACCACCACCGTTTCAGAAAAAagacatttcattttttttatatataataattatatatgaaaattttatttttttactcaaTGAAGAACGTAAAAACAATTAAGAATTTCTTTCCTTATAATAGAGAAAAGTATGTCATTTATGAATGTAGAGAATTACACACTGATCTTCACAAAGCAACACCAAATATGGGACGTAGTGTACGCATACACACTGATCTTCAACGAAAGCGGTTTAAACAATTTACCTCCTCGAAGTTCTATTAGTGATCGACATGCTTGAAACAGGACAACTAGTCAACCGTCACACATAAAAGTGGAGGTTTAATTTATCACTGATTAGAGCCACTAACTAATTAACATGTCGTtccaatagaaaaaaaaatgattttcatTGGTAGATATTGAAAGGTAACAAACAATTTCCTTAAAAGAAAGTGAATAGTGTGTTTAAAACTAGTCTTATAAAGGCTGTATTTATATATAGCTAATCGATCTCATAAAAAGCTGCTATATATCACCCTTATATCTTTCGATTATAATACATGTCCGCACAATGTGATGGTGTGGCGGTAACAACTGCGGCGATGGCGGTTGCAGAAGTCATGATAATTGATGGAGTTGACTACGATGGTGGAGTCGGCGGCGATGATAGTAGCGGTGTGGTTATCAATTTgaaattaattgatataaaaggggtgtaatgtagttattttaagggttgggagatgtatgttgtaaataatttcattaaggggattataatttataagtatattaaatggagatatttaaattagtgaatatagAGAAAGAATTGTTTGGGTAGATTAAGTTATTTTTGAGGAAAAAAATGAGGAACTATATGTAAATATAGTATATAGATGAATATTAGCACAGTACATATACAATGTGCCAGACTGCAGTGTGATCGTGGCGACAAATGGGATGGTAGGGTCAAATGgtataagtaattgatttaaatgtgtatatatgattTAAAGAGAGTAgtaaaaatatcttttaatataaaagaatagtgattaaatttaatattaataattgatggacatttaatttattgtttagtCAATTTGtgtgtattatttttttaaacttttaatattaaataataattataattttaatataataatgtagAACTATAgatacatagatatagatataaacatATAGATGTAAAGAGGAATcacttaaataaatatttaaacaaaGATGGTCTCGAGACGACCATGTGGGATGATCCACATTTCTTGAAGCAAGTTTTGTCTAATGCTAACATTGTGAAAGGTGCAAGCTTCGGAGTGTAGTTTGATATTTGTTTAAGCACCGCATTGCGATTCTGCACAATCGCATAGAGATTTTATAAAATCGTATAACGATTTTGAAGATCTCATTACGAATTTGTCAGATTATTGCGATATTGGTGATTGAATTTGTGAAAAGCTAAAAAAGTATAACTAAATTGATCTAATATTATAACAAGGTTGGCTAGTcatgttatatattttgttcCAGAGTTCAATTTTGGTTGCCTATATTGAAGTTAAAATCTGTCTTATCCCAATTAAAGATTTCATATAATCTTAAGACAATgtgtaaaatttaaattatctGCAAGGAAAGTTTATTATTAAGGAAAAAATAAAGccttaacatgcataaaaaggttgtatatttccatattaaaaattcattctctgaattttatggtaagtgtataactaattaatgcactTTAACGAAAGCGGACTTggtttagcaaaaccctaataataaaaaggtaaattCGGTCCCCTAAACTCTATTTAACATCATTAATACAAGCATGTTTGACTATATATAAAACGATAAATTACAAATTCATATTTTGTCGACGAAAACAAGTTGATTATAGTTTGAATTATCAGTAGTCTCTTCCTACAAGTTAtaataaaagttgttttttctttctaaaattaaaaac includes these proteins:
- the LOC122609961 gene encoding zeaxanthin epoxidase, chloroplastic, which codes for MANSHVFCSPTTTTLHSKTHFPVEFFSSVHYKQYHHHLFRNKENGPSRKLKGCSKIKALLTESPQNIVDQKSDNNDKKKKMRVLVAGGGIGGLVFALAAKRKGFDVVVFEKDLSAIRGEGQYRGPIQIQSNALAALEAIDLDVADEVMKAGCITGQRINGLVDGISGNWYIKFDTFTPAVERGLPVTRVVSRMTLQRILADAVGEDIILNGSNVVSFEDHGDKVSVVLEDGQQFEGDLLVGADGIWSKVRKNLFGPKDVTYSGYTCYTGIADFLPPDIDTVGYRVFLGHKQYFVSSDVGGGKMQWYAFHNEPAGGTDKPNGKKERLLEIFGGWCDNVVDLLIATDEEAILRRDIYDRIPKFTWGKGRVTLLGDSVHAMQPNLGQGGCMAIEDSYQLALELDKAWKQSTDSGAPIDVVSSLRSYEDARRLRVAVIHGLARMAAIMASTYKAYLGVGLGPLSFLTNFRIPHPGRVGGRFFIDIGMPLMLSWVLGGNGSKLEGRAQSCRLTDKANNDLQTWFRDDDALERALRGEWFLLPVGKENADSEPVSLSRDEKKPCIVGSVPHTSIPGNSIVISSPEVSKLHARISCKDGAFFVTDLRSEHGTWITDNEDRRYRVPPNSPARFHPSDILEFGRNKKVAFRVKVMRSPQKIPDSEEAGDRILQAV